A single region of the Triticum dicoccoides isolate Atlit2015 ecotype Zavitan chromosome 2B, WEW_v2.0, whole genome shotgun sequence genome encodes:
- the LOC119362358 gene encoding NAC domain-containing protein 92-like — MSDVTAVMDLEAEERQLALPPGFRFHPTDEEVVTHYLTRKVLRESFSCQVITDVDLNKNEPWELPGLAKMGEKEWFFFVHRGRKYPTGTRTNRATKNGYWKATGKDKEIFRGKGRDAVLVGMKKTLVFYTGRAPSGGKTPWVMHEYRLEGQLPHRLSRTAKDDWAVCRVINKDLGARNAPRMEDPLAFLDDLLNNDDLLNNADLLDNADLPMLMDSPSGADDFAGASSSTSSAALPLEADTEHLTIKMEPPQQMQSPNSFMPATANGNLGGVGYSPYQAMGDQQVAIRRYSKPKAEVASSSALLSPSLGLDTAALAGADTSFLMASSRSYFDLEELFRGEPLMDYSNMWKI, encoded by the exons ATGTCGGACGTGACGGCGGTGATGGATCTGGAGGCGGAGGAGCGGCAGCTGGCACTTCCGCCGGGGTTCCGGTTCCACCCCACCGACGAGGAGGTGGTCACCCACTACCTCACCCGCAAGGTCCTCCGCGAATCCTTCTCCTGCCAAGTGATCACCGACGTCGACCTCAACAAGAACGAGCCGTGGGAGCTCCCTG GCCTGGCGAAGATGGGCGAGAAGGAGTGGTTCTTCTTCGTGCACAGGGGCCGGAAGTACCCGACGGGGACGCGCACCAACCGGGCGACGAAGAACGGCTACTGGAAGGCGACGGGGAAGGACAAAGAGATCTTCCGCGGCAAGGGCCGGGACGCCGTCCTCGTCGGCATGAAGAAGACGCTCGTCTTCTACACCGGCCGCGCCCCCAGCGGCGGGAAGACGCCGTGGGTGATGCACGAGTACCGCCTCGAGGGCCAGCTGCCCCATCGCCTTTCCCGCACCGCCAAG GATGATTGGGCTGTTTGCCGGGTGATCAACAAAGACTTGGGGGCGAGGAATGCTCCACGGATGGAGGATCCGCTCGCCTTCCTCGATGACTTGCTCAACAATGATGACTTGCTTAACAACGCCGACCTGCTCGATAACGCTGACCTGCCGATGCTCATGGACTCACCGTCTGGCGCCGACGATTTCGCCGGCGCTTCGAGCTCCACCTCCAGCGCCGCCCTGCCGCTTGAGGCGGACACGGAGCATTTGACTATCAAGATGGAGCCGCCGCAGCAGATGCAGAGCCCAAACTCCTTCATGCCGGCGACGGCCAACGGCAATCTTGGCGGCGTCGGGTACTCGCCCTACCAGGCTATGGGCGATCAGCAGGTCGCGATCCGCAGGTACAGCAAGCCGAAGGCGGAGGTAGCGTCTTCGTCCGCGCTGCTGAGCCCTTCGCTGGGCTTGGAcacggcggcgctcgccggcgcggaCACCTCGTTCCTGATGGCGTCGTCGCGGTCGTACTTCGATCTGGAGGAGCTGTTCCGGGGCGAGCCTCTCATGGACTACTCCAACATGTGGAAGATATGA